The Spirosoma sp. SC4-14 DNA window AGTCCTACATTGGGACTTGGCAAAGGGTCCGTTACGCTCAACGATATCCATGAGGCTGATGTGATTATCATTATGGGGCAGAATCCGGGAACGAATCACCCTCGGATGCTGACCGCCCTACAGATAGCCAAGCGTAAAGGGGCAAAAATCATAGCTGTCAATCCCTTGCATGAAACGGGCCTTACCCGGTTCAAAAACCCGCAGGATTTTATGAACCCCATCAAAGCAGTGGGGACGCTATTAGGGCATGGTACGCCCATTGCCGACCTGTTTCTGCAGGTGAAAATAAACGGCGATATGGCCGTATTGCGGGGCATTATGAAGCACCTGCTGGCTGCCGAAGAAAAAGCCCCCGGCACGGTTGTCGATCAGGCATTTATCCAGCAATATACCGCCCATTACGACGAATTTGTGGCCGTTATTCGCAACACCGCCTGGGAAGACATTGAGCAGATGAGTGGCATCTCACGCGCACAATTGCTCGAAGCGGCAAACCTGATTGCGCCTAAACAGAAGATCATTACCTGCTGGGCAATGGGACTTACCCAGCAGAAAAATGGGGTGATGAGCATTCAGGAAATTGTGAATATGCATCTTCTCAAAGGCGCTATCGGTATTCCGGGCGCGGGTGTTTGTCCCGTTCGTGGCCACTCGAATGTGCAGGGCGACCGCACAATGGGAATCTGGGAAAAACCGAAAAAAGAATTTCTGGATGCACTGGCGAACGAATATGCCTTTGAGCCACCCCGCGACCATGGACTGGATACCGTCGACTCTATCAAAGCCATGCACAAGGGAAAAATCAAGGTATTTGTGAGCATGGGCGGGAATCTTCTGTCGGCAGGTCCCGATACGGAATTTACCGCCGAATCTATGCGGAAACTCCGGCTTACGGCTTTTGTGAGCACTAAACTGAACCGAGGGCATCTAACCACGGGTTCTACATCGCTGATTTTACCCTGCCTGGCTCACCTCGATATTGATCGGCAAACGTCGGGGCAGCAGTTTACATCCTGCGAAAATTCAATGGGTGTTGTCGGTCAGAGCAAAGGTGCATTGGAACCGCTGGAAGGCGAAATGCGTAGCGAAGTGGCGATTATCTGCGGTATGGCAAAAGCAACACTGGGCAAACGCAGTACCGTTGATTGGGATAGCTATACCGCAAACTATGACCGTATTCGTGACGATATTAGCCGGGTAATTCCCGGTTTTGAAGACTTCAATACAAAGATTCGCCAGCCGGGAGGCTTCTATCTGCCTAACGGTCCGCGTGAGCGCACGTTTAAGACCGAAAACGGGAAAGCCAATTTTTCCATTACGGATATGGTCATGCATCATCTGGAGCCTGATCAACTGGTGCTGATGACCATTCGTAGCCACGATCAGTTCAATACAACCGTTTATGATTACAATGATCGGTATCGGGGTATTCATGGCGAACGGCGTATTGTGTTTATGAACCCGCAGGACATGGTTGGGCGCAGTATTGGAGAACGTCAGCTGGTGAACATTACGAGCCATTATGAAGGGCAAACCCGAACAATGGAACGGGTGATTGCCATTCCTTACAACATTCCGAAAGGGAATACGGCCGCCTATTTTCCGGAAGCTAACGTATTAGTGCCAGTAGCGAGCGTTGCCGATAGGAGCAATACACCAACATCAAAATTTGTGATTGTTACCATAGAACCCGTCGCTGAAACCGTAATGGCCTAGGCAATGGCTTGTTTTGGTAAGTATACGTTATGCAAGTCAGGCTGATAATAATACGATGATCTTCTTCCAGACCATTGTCTGGCACTGATAGTGTCAATAGCAGTTTGTGACCCAGCGTGGTTTTAGTGACCGCTCATCTCCCAAAGATGATTAAAATCAGCGTAATATCTGCTGATTGATAAGGCGAAACGTTTGAAAAATAACGACTTTTGCGTCGTCAGGGTGTCAGTTAGATTCCTACCACTAACTACCAGAGATAAGCCCTGGGCATCCGTATTCTAACTAATCATCAAAACTATGAAAACGATTATTAACTGGACGGCTGTTCTTTTTCTTAGCATGTGGTTTATGGCGTGCAGTTCAACAACTGCCCCGAATGAAACGGTTGAAAAAGCATTTACGAAAAAATTTGGCAATGTAGAGTCTGTAAAATGGACGCACAATGCCGACTATTCATACGCCCATTTTACGCAGGATGGCAAGGCGGTGGTTGCAGTATTTGGCAACGATGGGCAGTATATTGAAACTGATGCCGCCAAACCGGTCAATTAGTCATTAAGAAATCGTT harbors:
- a CDS encoding FdhF/YdeP family oxidoreductase, with amino-acid sequence MEKSPNNEKKLASQSEQAVDRQPKSGARPAQGGDSAQDHYNPQGKPNADRQIVPAPDTVGAKHTFPILAQPPEILTGLRVDQPSEIAAGVPAVLKSGAFAWREGGIGRGTHALLKLNQKDGFDCSSCAWPDPDGHRSVAEFCENGAKATASDADTRRADPEFFAKHSVVELSHMTDRDLNNAGRLTHPLVLRSGDSHYRSITWEDAFRLVADELNALQSPDEAVFYTSGKVPNEPAYLYQLFVRQFGTNNLPDCSNMCHESSGSALSPTLGLGKGSVTLNDIHEADVIIIMGQNPGTNHPRMLTALQIAKRKGAKIIAVNPLHETGLTRFKNPQDFMNPIKAVGTLLGHGTPIADLFLQVKINGDMAVLRGIMKHLLAAEEKAPGTVVDQAFIQQYTAHYDEFVAVIRNTAWEDIEQMSGISRAQLLEAANLIAPKQKIITCWAMGLTQQKNGVMSIQEIVNMHLLKGAIGIPGAGVCPVRGHSNVQGDRTMGIWEKPKKEFLDALANEYAFEPPRDHGLDTVDSIKAMHKGKIKVFVSMGGNLLSAGPDTEFTAESMRKLRLTAFVSTKLNRGHLTTGSTSLILPCLAHLDIDRQTSGQQFTSCENSMGVVGQSKGALEPLEGEMRSEVAIICGMAKATLGKRSTVDWDSYTANYDRIRDDISRVIPGFEDFNTKIRQPGGFYLPNGPRERTFKTENGKANFSITDMVMHHLEPDQLVLMTIRSHDQFNTTVYDYNDRYRGIHGERRIVFMNPQDMVGRSIGERQLVNITSHYEGQTRTMERVIAIPYNIPKGNTAAYFPEANVLVPVASVADRSNTPTSKFVIVTIEPVAETVMA